From Girardinichthys multiradiatus isolate DD_20200921_A chromosome 3, DD_fGirMul_XY1, whole genome shotgun sequence, the proteins below share one genomic window:
- the LOC124866375 gene encoding transmembrane protein 158: MLNSSLTLLLAFTAVAAFLSPCQGWSDEDLLLPPINSSNRFLANLEVDVRFSKRSVEESDASPEASPLQSLAPAQSQCNVTVHRLLPTSLVARWDSSFGFQCDVLVYTTNNHGRAFFSTSFNRAISPVVIEHLGVTGGQQEMRLCVGCGMSRYRRFGQGRSRGQQSGDQVAFCCVDFSLDELKGDKGWRLNRKPIESTLVACFMTLVIIVWSVAALIWPVPIIAGFLPNGMEQRRPR, encoded by the coding sequence ATGTTGAACAGCTCCCTGACTCTCCTACTGGCTTTTACCGCGGTGGCCGCATTTCTCTCGCCATGCCAAGGCTGGAGCGACGAGGACCTCCTCCTGCCACCCATCAACTCCTCCAACAGGTTCCTGGCCAACCTGGAGGTGGACGTGCGCTTCTCCAAGAGGTCGGTCGAAGAAAGCGACGCCTCACCCGAAGCTTCGCCGCTGCAGAGCCTCGCTCCCGCACAGTCCCAGTGCAACGTGACGGTCCACAGGTTGCTGCCCACCTCGCTGGTGGCCCGCTGGGACAGCAGCTTCGGCTTCCAGTGTGACGTTCTCGTCTACACCACCAACAATCACGGCAGGGCGTTCTTCTCCACCTCCTTCAACCGGGCCATCTCACCCGTGGTGATCGAGCACCTCGGGGTCACCGGGGGTCAGCAGGAGATGAGGCTGTGTGTGGGTTGCGGGATGTCCAGGTACCGCCGGTTTGGCCAGGGCAGGTCGAGGGGACAGCAGAGCGGGGATCAGGTGGCTTTTTGCTGCGTGGATTTCAGCCTGGACGAGCTGAAGGGGGACAAAGGTTGGAGGCTGAACAGGAAGCCCATCGAGTCCACACTTGTGGCTTGTTTCATGACTCTGGTCATCATTGTGTGGAGTGTTGCTGCTCTCATATGGCCGGTTCCGATCATTGCAGGATTTCTGCCTAACGGGATGGAGCAGAGAAGACCCAGATAA